The following are encoded together in the candidate division WOR-3 bacterium genome:
- a CDS encoding tetratricopeptide repeat protein: MLISRNSSRKPITTYRRLLNREPLPFIGRNEIMLELREHFNRVFENEGRAVLIYGESGVGKTRLVEKFLDGISQFEFFTFRVKAHDTDNYFIEPFNTIIEQSLQHFDYNTRIITNFITMDNAPVIFKILPQLKVFYPMEIEPAAATELELFSAVYQVIENISRLKPTLIFIDDAHLLQPSARKLLEFIIERISDKPLFFILCFTDGMRGGFKSSHFSLNEKLNLFPVRLERLPLGETVRLVCSIFQEDLSSKFCRWIYDITRGNPFFIKELLKELCGSNVLSFSEEDKRWKIKRGYRNIKMPHSLKKIFARRIKKIDREEVSFLEVSSLLGEQFDPDLVRKVLRLSKKQMEGILAKLYERYLIPVIETNCVQFLHPIQQEVIRKDIPQKRRRILHRHIARILEKAVPYEFNLRARHATALLLKREINMKLCRLVFNAARMQENKGDLASACSYYKLALAMINRCKKEYSLGAVIIKAHFYILEQTLNDKFVDSDEASDITRRLIRFGLIRLAVDLYIAAYRSLYNQFRFREAEKYIKKIFVMLGSYNIPKKIVFRLKISHCFVLRRIGKVEKARTMIKRLLKEYTPEDNFVAFSYGLNTLGLIYYREGNYETALEHFNELITIAERFGHSGIRAVAQVNIASTFSKMGRFKEAYELFSYYQQMIYTSGREYKLPILWEAMAICTYFEGKYDDSRRYFDKAIECTGKEYHRFSCNIGKANTLIESGRLNEAYAILKEYSTTVPDVDGQEEWIVNLHILWAKYYLRLKEYKRMKGFITKALKLSAKYGLNIEFAMALILKGIMDHLVDGKKSSLSNVRKGTEILKKHKAFSCLGLMLCETGIFLQDVGIFKEGIAVLNKIKAVPKAVAYIRWSRNTGLSEKITLPSERERLVVRSFGGLKVSRSEKMDVLTSREWKSAKAREMFCLLLVGTETGGMTWEELALILWPEFGTREARNNFHFTLSTLREVLGAGYIIHQDKVYFVDREKIGFDLWTFEKRYQKYKQNLRYNKIHQAQKYADEALKISAGNFLPEFHNRIVETKRLQINSKIEELTIWLANRFCKKFEYFEAIRCCYRLLEKDPINETAHRIIIHSYVELGERVKAFRQYERLVSILKNSVGIEPSIETKKIIEKIRGLH, from the coding sequence ATGTTGATTTCCCGAAACAGCAGCAGAAAACCCATTACCACTTATCGCCGACTTTTGAACAGGGAACCGTTGCCGTTCATCGGTAGAAATGAAATTATGCTTGAATTACGGGAGCATTTCAACAGAGTTTTTGAAAACGAGGGCCGGGCTGTATTAATATACGGCGAGAGCGGTGTCGGAAAGACGAGGCTGGTTGAAAAATTTCTGGATGGTATCAGTCAATTCGAGTTTTTTACTTTCAGGGTGAAAGCTCATGATACTGACAACTATTTTATTGAACCTTTTAATACAATCATCGAACAGTCCCTGCAGCATTTTGATTATAATACTCGGATAATCACGAACTTCATCACTATGGATAATGCCCCCGTGATTTTTAAGATATTACCGCAATTAAAGGTGTTCTATCCCATGGAGATAGAACCGGCTGCAGCCACTGAACTTGAGTTGTTTTCCGCCGTCTACCAGGTCATTGAAAATATTTCAAGATTGAAACCCACACTTATTTTTATTGATGATGCCCATCTTTTACAACCTTCGGCAAGGAAACTTCTTGAGTTCATAATAGAGAGGATCAGTGACAAACCCCTGTTCTTCATTCTATGTTTTACCGACGGAATGAGGGGTGGATTTAAAAGCTCTCATTTCTCCCTGAATGAAAAACTGAACTTATTTCCTGTCAGGCTCGAAAGACTTCCCCTGGGTGAGACCGTGAGATTGGTCTGTTCGATCTTTCAAGAGGATTTGTCGTCCAAGTTTTGCCGTTGGATTTATGATATTACCAGAGGAAATCCGTTTTTTATAAAAGAACTGCTGAAGGAATTGTGTGGTAGTAATGTGCTCTCTTTTTCTGAAGAAGATAAAAGATGGAAGATCAAGAGAGGCTACAGAAATATAAAGATGCCTCACAGTTTGAAGAAAATATTCGCCCGCAGGATAAAGAAGATAGATAGAGAAGAGGTTTCATTCCTTGAAGTTTCTTCGTTGTTGGGAGAACAGTTCGATCCTGATTTGGTGAGGAAAGTTCTACGTCTGTCAAAGAAACAGATGGAAGGAATCCTGGCGAAACTCTACGAACGTTATTTAATCCCCGTTATAGAGACAAATTGCGTTCAGTTCCTGCATCCTATCCAGCAGGAAGTAATACGGAAGGATATTCCACAGAAAAGAAGGCGTATTCTCCATCGACATATCGCCAGAATTTTGGAAAAAGCCGTTCCTTACGAATTTAACTTAAGAGCCCGGCATGCAACGGCGTTGCTTCTCAAAAGAGAGATTAATATGAAGTTATGCCGTCTGGTATTCAATGCAGCCAGAATGCAGGAAAACAAAGGCGACCTGGCGAGCGCCTGCAGTTATTATAAATTGGCTCTGGCAATGATCAACAGATGCAAAAAAGAATATTCCCTCGGTGCGGTGATTATAAAAGCACACTTCTATATTCTGGAGCAGACTTTAAATGACAAATTTGTTGATTCTGATGAGGCGTCGGATATCACACGTCGGCTTATCCGTTTCGGACTCATCCGGTTGGCTGTCGATCTATACATAGCCGCTTATCGCAGCCTATATAATCAATTTCGTTTCCGAGAGGCGGAAAAGTATATAAAGAAAATATTCGTGATGCTCGGTAGTTATAATATCCCTAAAAAGATAGTATTTCGTTTGAAAATAAGTCATTGTTTCGTCTTGAGACGCATCGGTAAGGTTGAAAAAGCCCGTACTATGATCAAAAGATTACTCAAGGAATATACTCCTGAGGATAACTTCGTTGCATTCAGTTACGGTCTCAATACGCTCGGTCTGATATACTATCGGGAAGGGAATTATGAAACCGCTTTAGAACATTTTAATGAGTTGATTACTATTGCGGAGAGATTCGGCCATTCCGGTATAAGAGCGGTTGCACAGGTGAACATCGCTTCGACATTTTCCAAAATGGGTCGTTTCAAGGAAGCTTATGAATTGTTTTCATATTATCAGCAGATGATTTATACCAGCGGCAGAGAATATAAATTACCCATTCTCTGGGAAGCTATGGCGATCTGCACTTACTTTGAAGGGAAATATGATGATTCCCGAAGGTACTTTGATAAAGCGATTGAATGTACGGGTAAGGAATATCACAGATTTTCCTGTAATATCGGCAAAGCCAATACTCTGATCGAATCGGGCCGATTGAATGAAGCTTACGCGATTTTGAAAGAATACTCCACTACGGTTCCTGATGTGGATGGCCAGGAGGAATGGATTGTTAATCTTCATATTTTATGGGCGAAATATTATTTAAGGTTGAAGGAATATAAGAGGATGAAGGGTTTTATAACTAAGGCGCTTAAATTATCGGCAAAATATGGTTTAAACATTGAATTTGCGATGGCTCTGATTTTAAAGGGTATTATGGACCACCTGGTTGACGGTAAAAAGTCGTCTTTAAGCAATGTTAGGAAAGGAACAGAGATTTTGAAAAAGCATAAGGCGTTCAGTTGTTTAGGGTTGATGCTTTGTGAGACCGGAATTTTTTTGCAGGATGTCGGGATATTCAAGGAAGGTATAGCGGTGTTGAATAAAATAAAAGCGGTGCCGAAGGCGGTTGCTTATATTCGATGGAGTCGGAATACAGGATTATCGGAGAAGATTACTCTGCCGTCTGAAAGAGAAAGGTTGGTGGTAAGATCTTTCGGGGGGCTTAAAGTAAGTCGTTCCGAGAAGATGGATGTTTTAACGAGCCGCGAATGGAAATCAGCGAAGGCACGTGAAATGTTTTGTCTATTATTGGTCGGCACAGAGACAGGGGGGATGACCTGGGAGGAGCTTGCATTGATTCTCTGGCCTGAGTTCGGTACCAGAGAAGCCAGGAACAACTTCCATTTTACTCTTTCGACATTACGTGAGGTGCTCGGTGCCGGTTATATCATTCATCAGGATAAAGTATATTTTGTTGATAGAGAAAAAATCGGCTTTGATTTATGGACTTTTGAAAAGCGATATCAGAAATATAAACAGAACTTGAGATATAATAAAATACATCAGGCACAGAAATATGCGGATGAGGCACTGAAAATCTCGGCGGGTAATTTTCTGCCTGAATTCCATAATCGAATCGTCGAGACGAAACGTTTACAGATAAATTCCAAGATTGAAGAATTGACAATCTGGCTCGCAAATCGTTTTTGTAAAAAATTTGAGTATTTTGAAGCGATACGATGTTGTTATCGACTTCTGGAAAAAGATCCGATAAATGAGACGGCACATCGGATAATTATTCATTCTTATGTTGAATTGGGAGAGAGAGTAAAAGCCTTCCGTCAATACGAAAGGCTCGTTTCCATCCTTAAAAACAGCGTAGGGATAGAACCTTCAATCGAGACAAAAAAAATAATCGAAAAAATAAGGGGTCTCCATTAG